A window of the Nitrospirota bacterium genome harbors these coding sequences:
- the murA gene encoding UDP-N-acetylglucosamine 1-carboxyvinyltransferase, translating to MDKMIILGGFPLRGTVRISGAKNAALPILASSLLSGGENAFSNVPKMGDISTIKKLLVWLGGSVDEAVDKTVISFEKIERQDAPYEMVKTMRASILVLGPLLARCGEASVSLPGGCAIGARPVNLTLAALEKMGTEVKIEQGYIKAKVSRLKGAKIVFDTPTVTGTENIMMAATLADGTTILENAACEPEITDLAASLSLRGAAIHGAGTETITIHGVQSLHGGNYTIMPDRIETGTFMIAGAMTGGELFIQNGVSEHLKAVQFKLQEAGVEIEEETGGLRVKSKKEIRPVDVKTAPYPGFPTDLQAQMVALMSVAGGFSIVTENIFENRFNHVAELKRMGADIKISGNQVVIRGIPRLNGAQVMASDLRASASLVLAGLAAEGETEISRIYHLDRGYEKMEEKLLPLGAQVKRVKGSL from the coding sequence GTGGATAAAATGATCATTTTGGGAGGATTCCCCTTGCGGGGAACGGTCAGGATCAGCGGTGCCAAAAACGCGGCCCTTCCAATTTTGGCGTCTTCCCTGTTGAGCGGCGGGGAAAACGCCTTTTCAAATGTACCTAAAATGGGGGATATCTCCACGATCAAAAAACTCCTGGTTTGGCTGGGAGGAAGCGTGGACGAAGCGGTCGATAAGACTGTCATTTCCTTCGAGAAGATTGAGCGGCAGGATGCCCCCTATGAAATGGTCAAAACCATGCGGGCGTCGATTTTGGTCCTGGGACCTCTTCTGGCGAGATGCGGGGAGGCCTCGGTTTCTCTACCGGGAGGTTGCGCGATTGGAGCAAGACCGGTAAATCTGACGCTGGCAGCACTTGAAAAAATGGGGACCGAAGTGAAGATTGAACAGGGGTATATCAAAGCTAAAGTCTCCCGACTCAAAGGAGCCAAGATAGTGTTTGATACGCCGACAGTGACCGGGACAGAAAATATCATGATGGCGGCGACGTTGGCCGATGGAACAACGATACTTGAAAATGCGGCCTGTGAACCGGAAATCACGGATCTGGCGGCCTCTCTGTCGCTTCGGGGAGCGGCTATCCATGGCGCAGGAACTGAAACCATCACCATTCACGGTGTTCAGTCCCTTCACGGAGGAAACTATACGATTATGCCGGACCGGATTGAAACGGGGACTTTCATGATTGCGGGTGCCATGACCGGAGGCGAGCTTTTTATTCAAAACGGCGTCTCTGAACATCTGAAAGCAGTCCAGTTTAAATTACAGGAAGCAGGTGTTGAAATTGAAGAGGAAACGGGCGGTCTGAGAGTAAAAAGCAAAAAAGAAATCCGTCCGGTAGATGTAAAAACAGCACCCTATCCCGGATTCCCTACCGATCTTCAGGCTCAAATGGTAGCTTTAATGAGCGTGGCCGGAGGTTTTTCAATCGTCACAGAGAATATATTTGAAAACCGTTTCAATCATGTCGCCGAACTTAAGCGAATGGGGGCGGATATCAAGATTAGTGGAAATCAGGTGGTCATACGAGGCATTCCAAGATTGAACGGTGCTCAGGTGATGGCGTCAGACCTTCGTGCAAGCGCGTCCCTTGTCCTGGCCGGACTTGCTGCAGAAGGTGAAACGGAAATCTCGAGAATTTATCATTTGGACAGGGGTTATGAAAAAATGGAGGAAAAACTCCTCCCGCTTGGAGCTCAGGTGAAGCGGGTGAAGGGCAGCTTGTGA
- the prmC gene encoding peptide chain release factor N(5)-glutamine methyltransferase, translated as MKTRLKKTWLELVKKGESVLEAHGIEDPRLESEILLSALVKVRRLDLYLRQEDPVDSGVAERFEDFLSRRGSLEPIQYITGYESFLNRNFSVGPGVFIPRPETEGLVRSALSRLKEGPFLELGAGSGCVSISLLLEQNTCKTGYAVDLSPDALLYARANAVTHGVASSLHFIEGDLFSTVPTRFKGSFEVVVSNPPYLDLEQDQQIETSVKKFEPKLALDGGAGGLDIYSRILMEGSAWIKQGGFLVMEIGLNQSGSLAFLVQEQPCWEWVEVSRDEQGIERILTLLYKGDSCG; from the coding sequence GTGAAAACACGATTGAAAAAAACCTGGCTTGAACTCGTGAAAAAGGGCGAAAGCGTTCTGGAAGCGCACGGTATTGAAGACCCTCGCCTGGAATCAGAAATACTCCTGAGTGCGCTGGTCAAAGTGAGGCGGCTTGACCTCTATCTCCGCCAGGAAGATCCGGTGGATTCCGGAGTTGCAGAGCGGTTCGAAGATTTTCTTTCCCGCAGGGGCAGTCTGGAACCCATTCAGTATATAACGGGCTATGAAAGTTTTTTGAATCGGAATTTCTCGGTCGGTCCAGGTGTTTTTATACCCCGCCCGGAAACAGAGGGACTGGTGCGATCGGCGCTTTCCCGGTTAAAGGAGGGCCCCTTTCTTGAATTGGGAGCCGGGAGCGGGTGCGTTTCAATTTCTCTCTTGCTGGAACAAAATACCTGTAAGACGGGTTATGCTGTGGATCTTTCTCCCGACGCGCTTCTTTATGCCAGGGCGAATGCCGTGACGCATGGGGTTGCGTCAAGTCTTCATTTTATCGAAGGGGACCTCTTTTCGACGGTGCCGACTAGATTTAAGGGGAGCTTTGAAGTTGTGGTTTCCAATCCCCCCTATCTTGACCTCGAACAAGACCAACAGATTGAGACCTCTGTGAAAAAGTTTGAACCGAAACTTGCGTTAGACGGCGGAGCCGGGGGACTCGATATTTATAGCAGAATTCTAATGGAAGGATCCGCCTGGATAAAGCAGGGGGGATTTCTTGTGATGGAAATAGGCCTGAATCAGAGCGGGTCACTTGCTTTTCTTGTTCAAGAACAGCCTTGCTGGGAATGGGTGGAGGTATCCCGTGACGAACAGGGAATAGAACGGATCCTCACGCTGCTTTATAAAGGGGACTCCTGTGGATAA
- the prfA gene encoding peptide chain release factor 1: MFQKLESLSHRYDELSELLGDPKVLSNPQESQKYGKEQKEISPLVAHFHRYKEVQKQKSEAETLLSAAGNDEELKEMAAAEVRKLEEERIKLEKEIKVLLIPQDPYDEKNIFLEIRAGTGGEEAALFASNLFRMYSKYAELHKWKIEILNSNLTGIGGIKEIVASIEGKRVYSRLKFESGVHRVQRVPATEAGGRIHTSTVTVAVLPEAEDVDIQINENDLRIDTFCSSGAGGQSVNTTKSAIRITHIPTGLVVSCQDERSQLKNRIKGMKVLRSRLLEIENEKRESEIAQSRKTQVGTGERSEKIRTYNFPQNRVTDHRVGLTLHKLEAVLEGDLEDLIDALSAWDSAEKLKSA; the protein is encoded by the coding sequence ATCTTTCAAAAGCTTGAAAGCCTCTCCCATCGGTATGACGAGCTCAGCGAACTCTTGGGTGATCCGAAGGTCTTGTCAAACCCCCAGGAATCTCAAAAATATGGCAAAGAGCAGAAAGAAATTTCTCCTCTCGTTGCCCATTTTCACCGCTATAAAGAGGTTCAGAAGCAAAAAAGCGAGGCAGAAACTCTTTTGTCGGCGGCCGGGAATGACGAAGAACTTAAAGAGATGGCGGCTGCCGAAGTTCGAAAACTTGAAGAAGAAAGGATTAAACTGGAGAAGGAGATCAAGGTTCTTCTGATCCCGCAGGACCCCTATGATGAAAAAAATATTTTCCTGGAAATAAGAGCCGGGACGGGTGGAGAGGAGGCGGCGCTCTTTGCCAGCAATCTTTTCAGAATGTATTCGAAATATGCCGAGCTTCACAAATGGAAAATTGAAATTCTCAATTCCAATTTGACGGGAATCGGAGGGATCAAGGAGATCGTTGCTTCCATCGAAGGGAAAAGGGTATATAGCCGGTTGAAGTTTGAAAGCGGAGTCCATCGGGTACAAAGAGTTCCGGCGACTGAAGCGGGAGGGAGAATCCATACTTCGACCGTGACCGTTGCCGTGCTTCCCGAAGCGGAAGATGTTGATATTCAGATCAATGAAAACGATTTGAGGATTGACACGTTCTGTTCGTCCGGAGCGGGCGGGCAGAGTGTGAACACGACAAAATCAGCCATTCGAATTACCCATATTCCAACCGGTCTGGTGGTCAGTTGCCAGGACGAAAGATCTCAGCTCAAAAACCGGATCAAGGGAATGAAGGTATTGCGATCCCGGTTGCTGGAGATCGAAAATGAAAAACGGGAAAGTGAAATTGCTCAGAGCAGGAAGACTCAGGTCGGTACGGGCGAGCGGAGCGAAAAGATCAGAACCTATAATTTCCCCCAGAACCGGGTGACCGATCATCGAGTCGGACTGACGCTTCACAAGCTGGAGGCTGTCTTGGAAGGGGACCTCGAAGATTTAATCGATGCGCTTTCGGCCTGGGATAGCGCAGAAAAATTAAAGAGCGCGTGA
- the rpmE gene encoding 50S ribosomal protein L31 — translation MKADIHPQYKEIQMVCACGASVMTKSTAKEIRLDICSTCHPFFTGLQKIVDAEGRVERFRKKYAKK, via the coding sequence ATGAAAGCGGATATTCATCCTCAATACAAAGAAATTCAGATGGTCTGTGCCTGCGGGGCATCGGTGATGACCAAGTCGACTGCAAAGGAGATCCGTCTTGACATCTGTTCGACATGCCATCCATTCTTCACAGGGCTACAGAAAATTGTTGACGCAGAGGGTCGAGTCGAACGATTTAGAAAGAAATACGCAAAAAAATAA
- the rho gene encoding transcription termination factor Rho: MNLLELKEKPISELNELAKELKIDGASNLRKQELIFAILQAQSEKNGSIFGEGVLETLPDGFGFLRSPDYNYLPGPDDIYVSPSQIRRFNLRTGDIVSGHVRPPKEGERYFALLKVETINHEDPEVARDKILFDNLTPIYPMEKIRLESTPDDFSTRIMDLITPIGMGQRGLIVAPPRTGKTMLLQAIAKSITKNHPDISLIVLLIDERPEEVTDMQRQVKGEVVSSTFDEPAQRHVQVAEMVLEKAKRLVEHKRNVVILLDSITRLARAFNTVVPPSGKVLSGGLDANALQKPKRFFGAARNIENGGSLTIIATALIDTGSRMDDVIFEEFKGTGNMELHLERKLADKRVFPAIDINLSGTRKEELLVDKEELNKMWILRKVLNPLGSIESMEFLLDKIKGTKNNKEFLDSMHK, translated from the coding sequence ATGAATCTGTTAGAACTGAAAGAGAAACCGATATCTGAGCTCAATGAGTTGGCAAAGGAGCTGAAAATAGATGGCGCCTCAAATTTAAGGAAGCAGGAGCTCATCTTTGCCATTCTTCAGGCCCAGTCCGAAAAAAATGGTTCGATATTCGGCGAAGGCGTTCTGGAAACATTGCCAGACGGATTTGGTTTTCTAAGATCCCCGGACTACAATTACCTCCCCGGACCGGATGATATCTATGTTTCACCTTCCCAGATCAGACGATTTAATTTAAGGACAGGAGATATTGTCTCCGGTCATGTGCGACCACCCAAGGAAGGAGAACGTTACTTTGCTCTTCTGAAAGTAGAAACGATCAATCATGAAGATCCTGAAGTGGCTCGGGACAAAATTCTTTTTGACAATCTCACGCCTATCTATCCGATGGAAAAGATCAGGCTGGAATCGACACCGGACGATTTTTCGACTCGAATTATGGATCTGATTACGCCAATTGGAATGGGGCAGAGAGGGTTGATCGTGGCACCTCCGAGAACAGGAAAAACCATGCTTCTACAGGCGATCGCCAAATCGATCACCAAGAATCATCCGGATATTTCCCTGATCGTTCTGCTTATCGACGAGCGCCCTGAAGAGGTGACAGATATGCAACGACAGGTTAAGGGAGAAGTGGTCAGTTCCACCTTTGATGAACCGGCTCAACGCCACGTGCAGGTTGCCGAAATGGTCCTGGAAAAAGCAAAACGGTTGGTGGAGCATAAGCGAAATGTGGTCATTCTGCTCGACAGCATTACGCGATTGGCCCGTGCATTCAATACGGTAGTTCCTCCCAGCGGAAAGGTGTTATCGGGAGGGTTGGATGCGAATGCTCTCCAGAAGCCGAAACGGTTTTTCGGGGCGGCCAGAAATATTGAAAATGGCGGAAGTCTGACGATTATCGCTACGGCCCTGATTGATACCGGAAGCCGGATGGATGATGTGATATTTGAAGAGTTTAAGGGAACCGGAAACATGGAACTTCATCTTGAAAGGAAATTGGCGGACAAGAGAGTGTTCCCCGCAATTGATATTAATCTGTCAGGAACCCGAAAGGAAGAGCTCCTGGTCGACAAGGAAGAACTTAACAAAATGTGGATCCTGAGAAAAGTACTCAATCCGCTGGGTTCCATCGAAAGCATGGAATTTCTGCTGGATAAGATCAAAGGAACCAAAAACAACAAGGAATTTCTCGATTCGATGCATAAATAG
- a CDS encoding pyridoxal phosphate-dependent aminotransferase: MAIFSDRSHFERRFSPLWSLLARYQKKGKKWIDLTESNPTRCGFTYPPEWLITLTKKENLCYNPDPKGSLEARNGVVEYYESHGVGVNPEQIILTASTSEAYQFLFLLLLNPGDRLYVPAPGYPLIEPLAKLMGISINHFPLRYDGIQWKVDISFLEKAMEAGRGAIALVHPHNPTGSYIDRQDQARLIELAKSRACPIIADEVFFDYRYPDQNPLPRSFTSQNRTLVFTLNGLSKLAALPQMKLSWIVVTGPRKIAQEAVRRLEQIADSYLSVNGPAQNGVGLYLRKRLKIQSQIQDRIWNNRVYLSEVMKRYLPEGNLLNSEGGWYATIRLPRVMTDEEWAILLLKEEEVLIYPGHLFDFTIESCLILSLLPPESRFQRGVRKVIKRIAYSLSLIG, encoded by the coding sequence ATGGCCATTTTCTCTGACCGATCTCATTTTGAAAGACGATTCAGCCCTTTATGGAGTCTCCTCGCGAGATATCAAAAGAAGGGTAAAAAGTGGATTGATCTGACTGAATCGAATCCGACTCGATGCGGATTCACCTATCCTCCGGAGTGGTTAATCACTCTAACCAAAAAGGAAAATCTTTGTTACAACCCCGATCCCAAAGGGAGTCTGGAAGCCCGGAATGGGGTCGTTGAGTATTACGAGTCCCATGGCGTCGGCGTGAATCCCGAACAGATTATTTTGACTGCCAGTACCAGCGAAGCCTATCAATTCCTGTTTCTTCTTCTTTTGAATCCTGGAGATCGATTATATGTTCCGGCTCCCGGATATCCGCTCATTGAACCACTTGCGAAGCTCATGGGCATTTCGATTAACCATTTTCCCCTCCGCTACGACGGGATTCAATGGAAGGTGGATATCTCATTTTTGGAAAAGGCCATGGAAGCAGGAAGAGGAGCCATCGCGTTGGTTCATCCTCACAATCCGACCGGATCTTATATTGATCGTCAAGACCAGGCGCGTTTAATCGAGCTTGCGAAAAGCAGGGCCTGTCCGATAATTGCCGACGAGGTATTTTTTGACTATCGATATCCGGACCAGAATCCCCTTCCCCGGAGTTTTACTTCTCAGAACCGGACACTGGTCTTTACTTTGAATGGCTTGTCCAAATTGGCCGCTCTGCCTCAAATGAAACTCTCATGGATTGTGGTAACAGGTCCCAGAAAGATAGCTCAGGAAGCCGTTCGGAGATTGGAGCAGATCGCGGATTCCTATCTCTCTGTTAACGGTCCGGCGCAAAACGGCGTAGGTCTCTACCTCCGGAAAAGGTTGAAAATACAATCCCAGATTCAGGATCGAATCTGGAATAACCGGGTTTATCTTTCCGAAGTCATGAAACGATATCTGCCGGAGGGGAATCTACTCAATTCGGAAGGGGGGTGGTATGCTACGATACGACTTCCCCGGGTGATGACGGATGAAGAATGGGCGATTCTCCTCCTCAAAGAGGAGGAGGTACTCATCTATCCCGGGCATTTATTTGATTTTACGATAGAATCTTGCCTGATCCTGAGTCTGCTACCCCCGGAATCCCGATTTCAAAGGGGTGTCAGGAAGGTAATTAAGCGGATCGCTTATTCTCTCTCCCTCATCGGATGA
- a CDS encoding Ig-like domain-containing protein, which yields MITICHSRNRYRYIVIILIVLLSGCYSRTGKENVLELTYNRTPGPGQTNVPVNTKIQLFFGSQLDPSSIRPDLVSLLDGVGNPVPLKIDYAPYPESGISILTLTPQSFLNTPPVYLNTNVFYTVVLGGGIKAQGGGGVTQYRSWSFSTNNSIDIIPPTFGGALSAEGVDMGSLKLTWGPAVDSPGGTPANQLIYGICYSINLNTCSTRFVPIIVNPSATIDSNGNYNFVLKPLKPDTRYYILVRVLDMAGNEDSNLVQVSATTKKGKLYVANFNNNEILGFDSPSKLGVVSTPVRSIKASQNKLENPYGLFYDQTHTRLYISSCRTVQVPTLIESLDQSNCQNGSSKISVYDNVTSPSQLPGRDQKPDRILFNDGLLGSDSKLDGPIGIFIDASSGQDTLFVANFAGNNITIYNQVTSSCNAYILAMSTNGTCSVSPTAKIVSAELTAPFGIVYDSNNKLLYVSNYIHGFRYWDTFAQAYNPDIIPGTTVVVFDGSTPFTTQNYTALKTISGFNSPSGLWFEPSTDILYVANAGCPASGLSYCSSLGSPGSTIYSGIVAICKVSLLGNGVQSLPSAANCTSSSSGTQYLAGTKTGFVWPIQMVTTIAGSSSTPSLYVSDYSGNKVEVFTPNPLFQTTTVHVDTLPNQEIYGLNYEIRKAAGLAVGDVSGQDNLYLVNQGWDQILLFDQVSQNYGQCIGTAPPYQCVFSSARRISPAMMGPAGIFLNNTPDPYGVPRDRLYVTNFSNDSIMIFDNASGISGNAYSSVQKIIASSALKGPFGIFVDTSQSREWIYVVNSRKDSTNQFAVVVFDLAQCSPPSGSITCSMDEGAPGVRVIRSSDLDSPSGIWVDEGGITINQPRDLILVSNRSQSKADSPGFIAIFKNGSTLTGSVPATTTINGNQTNIFIPTGLYMDPVKDQLYVANQGFNNILVFNHPQNCVPVSQGSNVCNSPPDRTIYNTVDVVHSLDGPSSLVIDFSADQIYVANLGLYNNISSLLTIKQASTVNGQAFISDYLSENNNNVTTFPLRFPESLALDITR from the coding sequence TTGATTACTATTTGTCATTCCAGAAACAGGTACCGGTATATTGTCATCATTCTAATCGTCCTGCTTTCGGGATGTTATTCCAGGACTGGAAAGGAGAATGTCCTGGAACTGACCTACAATAGAACTCCAGGCCCAGGCCAGACGAACGTGCCTGTCAACACCAAAATTCAGCTTTTCTTTGGTTCCCAGCTTGACCCGAGTTCAATCCGCCCAGACCTGGTTAGCTTATTGGACGGCGTCGGGAACCCGGTCCCTTTGAAAATTGACTATGCCCCTTATCCGGAAAGCGGTATTTCAATCCTGACATTGACCCCTCAAAGTTTTCTAAACACGCCTCCCGTTTATCTTAATACCAATGTTTTTTATACGGTGGTTTTAGGAGGAGGAATCAAGGCTCAGGGGGGAGGAGGCGTGACGCAGTATCGAAGCTGGTCATTTTCCACCAATAACTCGATCGATATCATTCCTCCCACGTTTGGAGGGGCCCTTTCGGCAGAGGGGGTCGATATGGGATCTCTAAAATTGACCTGGGGTCCTGCCGTGGATAGTCCGGGAGGTACGCCGGCCAATCAACTCATTTACGGAATCTGTTATTCGATCAATTTGAATACCTGTTCGACACGGTTTGTCCCCATTATCGTCAATCCTTCCGCGACGATTGACTCGAATGGAAATTATAACTTTGTTTTAAAGCCGCTTAAACCCGATACGCGGTATTACATTTTAGTCAGAGTACTGGATATGGCGGGAAATGAAGACTCCAATCTGGTTCAAGTCAGTGCGACGACCAAGAAGGGGAAGCTCTACGTGGCCAATTTTAATAACAATGAAATTCTTGGATTTGATAGTCCTTCAAAATTAGGCGTGGTGTCAACGCCGGTCCGTTCAATTAAAGCCTCCCAGAATAAACTGGAAAATCCCTATGGCCTATTTTACGATCAGACTCACACCAGGCTCTATATTTCATCTTGCAGAACTGTCCAGGTACCCACCTTGATCGAGTCGCTGGATCAGTCGAACTGTCAAAACGGATCCAGCAAGATTTCTGTTTATGACAATGTGACTTCACCCAGTCAACTTCCGGGACGAGACCAGAAGCCGGATCGGATACTCTTCAATGACGGCCTCCTGGGATCGGACAGTAAATTGGATGGTCCGATTGGAATTTTTATTGATGCTTCCTCAGGTCAAGACACCCTCTTCGTCGCCAATTTTGCAGGCAATAATATTACCATTTATAATCAGGTGACCTCCTCCTGCAACGCCTATATTCTTGCAATGAGTACCAATGGAACCTGTTCGGTCAGCCCAACGGCTAAAATAGTGAGCGCCGAATTGACGGCTCCCTTTGGAATCGTCTATGATTCCAACAATAAACTTTTATATGTTTCGAATTATATTCACGGTTTTCGTTACTGGGATACCTTTGCACAAGCGTACAATCCTGACATCATACCCGGGACGACGGTCGTCGTCTTTGACGGGTCAACCCCGTTTACGACCCAGAACTACACCGCTCTTAAAACCATCTCGGGTTTCAATTCACCCTCCGGGCTTTGGTTTGAACCCTCGACGGATATCCTTTATGTGGCCAATGCAGGGTGTCCGGCATCAGGGCTTTCCTATTGCTCCAGCCTGGGATCGCCCGGTTCGACGATCTATTCGGGAATTGTGGCGATTTGTAAAGTCAGCCTTCTGGGTAATGGCGTTCAGTCTCTCCCGTCAGCGGCCAATTGTACTTCAAGCAGTTCGGGAACCCAATATCTTGCCGGAACCAAAACAGGGTTTGTCTGGCCGATTCAGATGGTCACCACGATTGCAGGCAGTAGCAGTACTCCCTCTCTCTACGTTTCTGATTATTCGGGCAATAAAGTGGAGGTTTTTACACCCAATCCCCTGTTTCAGACGACGACCGTGCATGTCGACACGCTTCCCAATCAGGAAATTTACGGATTGAACTACGAAATTAGGAAAGCCGCGGGATTGGCCGTAGGAGACGTGTCCGGTCAGGATAACCTTTATCTGGTCAATCAAGGATGGGATCAGATTCTCTTGTTTGATCAGGTCAGTCAGAATTATGGTCAATGTATCGGAACCGCGCCTCCTTATCAGTGCGTATTTTCATCCGCACGCAGGATCAGTCCCGCTATGATGGGCCCGGCCGGCATTTTTCTGAATAACACGCCGGATCCCTACGGCGTGCCGAGAGATCGTCTCTATGTCACCAATTTCTCAAATGATTCGATTATGATATTTGATAATGCGAGCGGGATAAGCGGAAACGCCTACAGTTCGGTTCAAAAGATTATTGCCAGTTCTGCCCTCAAGGGGCCATTTGGAATCTTTGTTGATACCAGTCAGTCCCGGGAATGGATTTACGTCGTCAATTCCCGAAAGGATTCGACAAATCAATTTGCCGTCGTCGTATTTGATCTCGCACAATGCTCGCCTCCTTCCGGAAGCATCACCTGCAGTATGGATGAAGGGGCCCCAGGCGTGAGGGTGATTCGAAGTTCAGACCTGGATTCACCATCCGGCATCTGGGTCGATGAAGGAGGGATAACGATTAATCAGCCGAGAGATCTTATTTTGGTCTCGAACCGGAGCCAATCGAAGGCTGATAGTCCGGGATTTATCGCCATATTTAAAAATGGCTCCACTTTAACCGGCTCCGTCCCCGCGACAACGACCATCAATGGGAACCAAACCAACATCTTTATTCCGACGGGACTTTATATGGATCCCGTTAAAGATCAGCTTTATGTGGCCAATCAGGGATTTAACAATATTCTGGTTTTCAATCATCCTCAAAACTGCGTCCCGGTATCTCAAGGTTCAAACGTTTGCAATAGCCCCCCGGACCGGACGATTTATAATACGGTTGATGTCGTTCATTCGCTCGATGGTCCCTCTTCTCTGGTTATAGATTTTTCGGCGGATCAAATTTATGTTGCAAATCTTGGTTTATACAACAACATTTCTTCACTCCTTACAATCAAGCAGGCTTCCACTGTGAACGGTCAGGCGTTTATCTCGGACTATCTCTCCGAGAATAATAACAATGTGACAACCTTCCCTTTAAGATTTCCTGAATCGTTGGCGCTCGATATAACGAGGTGA
- a CDS encoding DNA recombination protein RmuC: protein MRDLFSETSHLIEFISGLLFSAVAFSLFALLYFQYRSRPKSSQGLQEQIHAARNEMSVQLSQTLTHIHEQLTRHSLQFTQEISRLGEQVQSASGQIGMRFDHASQMVNEVQHNLGALSTATQKVYEVGRNIATLQELLKAPKLRGSLGEFLLGELLGQILPATSYTLQYMFKNGEIVDALIHLGQGGVPVDAKFPLENFRRMTDASSAEEEKKGYRKKFNQDIKRHVDQISSKYILPDEKTFEFALMYIPAENVYYETIIREEGSDFEKSLSAYSLSKKVIPVSPNSLYTYLQAILLGLKGIHLEKSSREMSDYLSRLRIDFIKFREDFEVLGKHLNSAKSKYEESLRKSDRFQDKLNEIEIPLEKKSFVDGKTINERDPGDALFGPKVPHE from the coding sequence TTGCGTGACTTATTCAGCGAGACATCCCATTTGATTGAATTCATTTCCGGCCTCCTTTTTTCAGCAGTTGCCTTTAGCCTGTTCGCCCTCCTCTATTTTCAATACCGGTCACGGCCAAAATCCTCCCAGGGTCTTCAAGAGCAGATCCATGCAGCCCGAAATGAGATGTCCGTCCAGCTTTCCCAGACATTGACCCATATTCATGAACAGCTCACCCGTCATTCACTGCAATTCACCCAGGAGATCAGCCGGCTGGGAGAACAGGTTCAGAGCGCCTCCGGTCAGATCGGGATGCGTTTTGACCATGCCTCCCAGATGGTCAATGAAGTTCAGCACAATTTGGGCGCCCTGTCGACGGCGACGCAAAAGGTTTATGAAGTGGGAAGAAACATCGCCACGCTTCAAGAGTTGTTGAAAGCGCCCAAATTAAGGGGGTCTTTGGGGGAATTCCTGCTGGGGGAGTTATTGGGTCAGATTCTCCCTGCGACTTCGTATACGCTTCAATATATGTTTAAGAACGGAGAGATCGTAGACGCGCTTATTCACCTCGGACAGGGGGGCGTGCCCGTTGATGCAAAATTTCCGCTTGAAAATTTCAGGAGAATGACCGACGCTTCGTCGGCTGAGGAAGAAAAGAAAGGGTATCGGAAAAAATTTAATCAGGATATCAAAAGGCATGTCGACCAGATTTCTTCAAAATATATCCTGCCGGACGAGAAAACTTTTGAATTTGCATTGATGTATATACCTGCCGAAAACGTCTATTATGAGACGATTATCAGAGAAGAGGGGAGCGATTTCGAGAAATCTTTATCGGCCTACTCCCTGTCAAAAAAAGTGATTCCGGTCTCTCCGAACAGCCTGTATACCTATCTTCAGGCCATTTTGCTTGGCCTGAAAGGAATCCATTTGGAAAAGTCTTCGCGTGAAATGTCGGACTACCTTTCCCGGCTGAGAATTGATTTTATAAAATTCAGGGAGGATTTTGAAGTACTCGGAAAACATCTCAACTCGGCAAAGTCAAAATACGAAGAATCCTTGAGGAAATCGGACCGGTTTCAGGATAAATTGAATGAGATTGAAATTCCGCTTGAAAAGAAGAGCTTCGTTGATGGAAAAACGATTAACGAGAGAGACCCAGGGGACGCTCTTTTTGGTCCTAAAGTGCCACACGAGTGA